The proteins below come from a single Gordonia pseudamarae genomic window:
- a CDS encoding cation:proton antiporter codes for MELLILVLVGAVIVTSFADKRGMQPALIIIVVALAVSFIPGVPHVELESEILLTVVLPPLLYSAALGFSFANFVRNIRPILGLGVAMVVITAFAVGFVTSLVVPEFTFTLALLLGAIVAPPDAVTAVAIGRKLGLPKRLMSILTGESLVNDAAALSLFAIAISQIASTHSFIENPLALFGYNAVIGPIVGLLVGFATLWIRRHLANPALETVQGFVVPFAAFIAAEHIHSSGVLAVVIAGFVVGSGSVRAGYKTRLQERYVWHSVDVLLEAFVFAYIGLQMRFIIEDLREARESLVHIAWASVIVLVIVLAIRPICVFAMFGRAVVSRRIDAAVNTETPADPRRSARSAGSGKKPSRWTGKIDRRSLTWQESTVVAWTGMRGVVTLAAASGIPLTVASGEAFPERSAIQAIAFVVTIGTILIQGTTLPWMIARLNLRNEQEERYDLEQTVLAEKIAHRASEDVLAGFVADPPAGLDADTVAMIQETVARQTHDAEEMPDPEKHNRRTDAFIGLYRDVLAAQRAALVIDRDEGKIEDEAVRAMLERLDLQEASLSARMESRL; via the coding sequence ATGGAACTGCTGATCCTGGTCCTCGTCGGGGCCGTCATCGTCACGTCGTTCGCCGACAAACGCGGGATGCAACCCGCGCTGATCATCATCGTCGTCGCCCTGGCCGTCTCGTTCATCCCCGGAGTTCCGCACGTCGAACTCGAATCGGAGATCCTGCTGACAGTGGTGCTGCCGCCGCTGCTGTACTCGGCCGCGCTCGGATTCTCGTTCGCCAATTTCGTGCGCAACATCCGCCCGATCCTCGGTCTCGGGGTGGCGATGGTGGTCATCACCGCCTTCGCCGTCGGTTTCGTCACCTCGCTGGTGGTGCCCGAGTTCACATTCACCCTCGCACTGCTGCTCGGTGCGATCGTCGCCCCGCCCGACGCGGTGACCGCCGTCGCGATCGGCCGCAAGCTGGGCCTGCCGAAACGACTGATGTCGATCCTCACCGGCGAATCGCTGGTCAACGACGCGGCCGCGCTGTCGTTGTTCGCGATCGCCATCTCGCAGATCGCCAGCACCCACTCGTTCATCGAGAATCCGCTGGCCCTGTTCGGGTACAACGCCGTCATCGGGCCGATCGTCGGTCTCCTCGTCGGTTTCGCCACGCTGTGGATCCGCAGGCACCTGGCCAACCCGGCGCTGGAGACGGTGCAGGGATTCGTCGTTCCGTTCGCGGCGTTCATCGCCGCCGAACACATCCACTCCTCGGGTGTGCTCGCCGTGGTGATCGCCGGATTCGTCGTCGGCTCGGGTTCGGTGCGTGCCGGATACAAGACCCGATTGCAGGAACGGTACGTGTGGCATTCGGTGGACGTGCTGCTCGAGGCGTTCGTGTTCGCCTACATCGGTCTGCAGATGCGGTTCATCATCGAAGACCTCCGAGAGGCCAGGGAATCGCTGGTGCACATCGCGTGGGCATCGGTGATCGTGTTGGTCATCGTGCTGGCGATCCGCCCGATCTGTGTGTTCGCGATGTTCGGCCGTGCCGTGGTCAGCAGACGTATCGACGCCGCGGTCAACACCGAAACCCCCGCCGATCCGCGTCGCTCCGCCAGATCCGCGGGCAGTGGGAAAAAGCCGTCACGGTGGACGGGCAAGATCGATCGCAGATCGCTGACCTGGCAGGAGTCGACGGTCGTCGCATGGACCGGGATGCGTGGGGTGGTGACCCTGGCCGCCGCGTCAGGTATCCCGCTCACCGTCGCCAGTGGCGAGGCATTCCCCGAACGCTCGGCCATCCAGGCGATCGCGTTCGTCGTCACCATCGGCACCATCCTCATCCAGGGCACCACCCTGCCGTGGATGATCGCCCGGCTGAACCTGCGCAACGAGCAGGAGGAACGCTACGACCTCGAACAGACCGTACTGGCCGAGAAGATCGCGCACCGGGCCTCCGAGGACGTTCTCGCCGGGTTCGTCGCCGACCCGCCCGCCGGCCTCGACGCCGACACCGTCGCGATGATCCAGGAGACGGTCGCACGGCAGACGCACGACGCCGAGGAGATGCCCGACCCCGAGAAACACAACCGGCGCACCGACGCGTTCATCGGCCTGTACCGCGACGTGCTCGCCGCCCAGCGCGCCGCGCTCGTCATCGACCGCGATGAGGGCAAGATCGAGGACGAGGCGGTCCGCGCGATGCTCGAACGTCTCGACCTGCAGGAGGCGAGCCTGTCGGCCAGGATGGAGAGCCGCCTCTGA
- a CDS encoding NAD(P)H-dependent flavin oxidoreductase, with product MLKTRFTETFGVQHPVVCGGMTAVGKAELIAAVADAGGLGFLTALTQPTPDALAAEIARTQSLTDKPFGVNLTILPTVNPVPYDEYREAIIASGVKIVETAGANPAPHLPHFKDAGVKVIHKAVAVRHALKAESLGVDAISIDGFECAGHPGDDDIPGLILINAAARKLSIPIVASGGFADGAGLVAALALGADAINMGTRFVATTEAPVHQNVKDQIVANDERATTLVFREFRNTARVARNAVSEEIAEIGRRPGATFADVAHLASGERARREVLTGGDIDGGMWWAGQSQGLIDSVLSCREVIEQIMSDAEAIITTRLADAVG from the coding sequence GTGTTGAAGACTCGATTCACCGAAACCTTTGGGGTGCAACACCCTGTCGTGTGCGGCGGCATGACGGCCGTCGGCAAGGCCGAACTCATCGCGGCGGTGGCCGATGCGGGAGGGCTCGGCTTCCTGACCGCCCTCACCCAGCCGACACCCGATGCGCTGGCCGCCGAGATCGCCCGGACCCAGTCGCTGACGGACAAGCCGTTCGGCGTCAACCTCACGATCCTGCCGACGGTCAATCCGGTGCCGTACGACGAGTACCGCGAGGCGATCATCGCCTCCGGAGTGAAGATCGTCGAAACCGCGGGCGCCAACCCGGCCCCCCATCTGCCGCACTTCAAGGATGCCGGGGTCAAGGTCATCCACAAGGCGGTCGCGGTGCGGCACGCGCTGAAAGCCGAAAGCCTCGGCGTCGACGCGATCAGCATCGACGGCTTCGAATGCGCCGGTCATCCCGGCGACGACGACATTCCCGGACTCATCCTGATCAACGCGGCCGCCCGCAAACTGTCCATCCCGATCGTCGCGTCGGGCGGTTTCGCCGACGGCGCCGGTCTGGTCGCGGCACTGGCCCTCGGTGCCGACGCCATCAACATGGGCACCCGGTTCGTCGCCACCACCGAGGCACCGGTGCACCAGAACGTGAAGGATCAGATCGTCGCCAACGACGAACGCGCGACCACGCTGGTGTTCCGCGAGTTCCGCAACACCGCCCGCGTCGCGCGGAACGCGGTGTCGGAGGAGATCGCCGAGATCGGCCGTCGGCCCGGCGCCACCTTCGCCGACGTCGCACATCTGGCCTCGGGCGAACGGGCCCGCCGCGAAGTACTCACCGGCGGCGATATCGACGGCGGAATGTGGTGGGCGGGTCAGTCGCAGGGTCTGATCGATTCGGTGCTCAGCTGCCGCGAGGTGATCGAGCAGATCATGTCCGACGCGGAGGCCATCATCACCACCAGGCTCGCCGACGCAGTCGGGTAA
- a CDS encoding nucleoside deaminase, whose protein sequence is MMRAALDAASLSGADDIPIGAVVYDPEGIELARAANRREADGDPTAHAEVLALRSAAAAFGDGWRLPGCTLVVTVEPCTMCAGAVTLARVDRLVFGAWEPKTGAVGSLWDVVRDQRLGHRPEVIGGVLADDAIRLMQEFFAARRESVRSRRKPANG, encoded by the coding sequence ATGATGCGGGCCGCGCTCGACGCGGCCTCGCTGTCGGGGGCCGACGACATTCCGATCGGTGCCGTCGTGTACGACCCCGAAGGCATCGAGCTGGCGCGCGCGGCCAACCGTCGGGAGGCCGATGGCGATCCCACCGCACACGCTGAGGTTCTCGCGCTGCGGTCGGCCGCGGCGGCGTTCGGTGACGGGTGGCGGCTGCCGGGCTGCACGCTCGTCGTGACCGTCGAACCGTGCACGATGTGCGCCGGCGCCGTCACTCTCGCGCGCGTCGACAGGCTGGTGTTCGGCGCGTGGGAACCCAAGACGGGGGCCGTCGGATCGCTGTGGGACGTGGTGCGCGATCAGCGGCTCGGCCATCGGCCGGAGGTGATCGGCGGGGTCCTGGCCGACGACGCGATACGCCTGATGCAGGAGTTTTTCGCGGCGCGGCGAGAATCCGTCCGGTCCCGCCGGAAACCGGCAAACGGGTAG
- a CDS encoding prephenate dehydrogenase, with protein sequence MPAPSTSPALPGAVCVLGLGLIGGSLLRALAGTAPVFGWNRSEATVEAARANGHDVSADLAATVRRAADTDAVIVLATPVTTLSGLVAAVAEHAPGNLLTDVVSVKEAVRRIVTAQHPAARFVGGHPMAGTSHSGWSATDPELFRGAMWMVSTGDGTDAADWLRVASIALATGATVVPAADDAHDRAVAAISHLPHLMAAATAVVGAGESGLALRLAAGSFRDGTRVAGTAPALQRAMLEANDAALLNVLSEAIDRLTDVRDDLRDRGSVEILVGDGHRARLAYEAIASGPLQPISGVTVGDHGWQEELRRQAHAGRVWLG encoded by the coding sequence ATGCCCGCCCCGTCCACCTCCCCCGCACTGCCCGGCGCGGTGTGCGTGCTCGGTCTCGGACTGATCGGTGGTTCCCTGCTCCGTGCACTGGCCGGTACCGCACCGGTGTTCGGCTGGAACAGATCGGAGGCGACGGTCGAGGCCGCCCGGGCGAACGGCCATGACGTGTCGGCGGACCTGGCCGCCACCGTGCGACGGGCCGCCGACACCGATGCGGTGATCGTGCTGGCAACGCCGGTGACCACGCTGTCGGGGCTGGTGGCCGCGGTCGCCGAACACGCCCCCGGCAATCTGCTCACCGATGTGGTGAGCGTGAAGGAGGCCGTGCGCCGTATCGTCACCGCACAGCATCCGGCCGCCAGGTTCGTGGGCGGGCACCCGATGGCCGGGACCAGCCACTCCGGCTGGTCGGCGACCGACCCGGAGCTGTTCCGGGGCGCCATGTGGATGGTGTCTACGGGTGACGGAACCGACGCGGCCGACTGGCTGCGGGTGGCCTCGATAGCGCTCGCCACGGGTGCGACGGTGGTGCCCGCCGCCGACGACGCCCACGACCGTGCGGTGGCCGCGATCTCGCACCTTCCGCACCTGATGGCGGCGGCGACGGCCGTGGTGGGGGCCGGTGAGAGCGGTCTCGCGTTGCGGCTGGCCGCGGGCAGTTTCCGGGACGGCACCCGCGTCGCCGGGACCGCTCCGGCGTTGCAGCGGGCGATGCTCGAAGCCAACGACGCGGCGCTGCTGAATGTGCTCAGCGAGGCCATCGACCGCCTCACGGACGTCCGCGACGATCTCCGTGACCGGGGCAGCGTCGAGATCCTGGTCGGTGACGGCCATCGGGCCCGGCTCGCCTACGAGGCGATCGCGTCCGGGCCGCTGCAACCGATCAGCGGTGTCACCGTCGGCGACCATGGGTGGCAGGAGGAACTGCGCAGGCAGGCACACGCCGGCCGGGTGTGGCTGGGCTGA
- a CDS encoding SMP-30/gluconolactonase/LRE family protein, with the protein MRRAVLALATGALLAVAPLYPSLAEAAPPCQSVRVDTIKNASVPVLSWSENVGYDRDGSLWVSRFMMSTVERLDDHGRVTASVSVPFPGGIAAGPDGRMYVTSFTKDAVGLLRTGSIYSFNPTAAQPKPRIYTAGLGFPNGLAFDAVGNAYVGDTWQGVLKVLPGGKVDRGWSSKAPRNLAPSGTVNGSSMNGVAVDGGTLYVTMTTSLTGRVLKVPLAQPDRVGIGADVTAPLPGIVDDLAVVAPGKLAVTTTTGQLFVTDTATRRSCAVQLGQPATSVAVNPENTTELAIGTEMGAVLRVQLPTSGR; encoded by the coding sequence ATGCGCCGTGCTGTTCTGGCCCTGGCAACCGGCGCACTGCTGGCGGTGGCGCCGCTGTACCCCTCCCTCGCGGAGGCTGCGCCGCCGTGCCAGTCCGTTCGCGTCGACACCATCAAGAACGCATCGGTCCCCGTGCTCAGCTGGAGCGAGAACGTCGGCTACGACCGCGACGGGTCACTCTGGGTATCCCGGTTCATGATGAGCACTGTGGAACGGCTCGACGATCACGGCCGTGTCACCGCGTCGGTGTCCGTACCGTTCCCCGGCGGAATCGCCGCGGGTCCGGACGGGCGCATGTACGTCACCTCGTTCACCAAGGATGCCGTCGGACTGTTGCGGACCGGCAGTATATACAGTTTTAATCCTACTGCGGCACAACCTAAGCCACGGATATACACCGCTGGTCTCGGCTTTCCCAACGGGCTCGCCTTCGACGCGGTGGGCAACGCCTACGTCGGCGACACCTGGCAGGGCGTGCTCAAGGTCCTCCCGGGCGGCAAGGTCGATCGCGGCTGGTCGTCGAAGGCGCCCCGGAATCTCGCACCGAGCGGCACCGTCAACGGTTCAAGCATGAACGGGGTGGCCGTCGACGGCGGCACCCTGTACGTCACCATGACCACCAGCCTCACCGGGCGAGTGCTGAAGGTGCCGCTGGCCCAGCCGGATCGAGTCGGCATCGGGGCTGATGTCACCGCTCCGCTGCCCGGGATCGTCGACGATCTCGCCGTCGTCGCGCCGGGAAAACTGGCCGTCACCACCACAACGGGCCAACTGTTCGTCACCGACACCGCAACGCGGCGCTCATGCGCCGTACAGCTCGGCCAACCCGCCACCTCCGTCGCCGTAAACCCGGAGAACACAACCGAACTCGCTATCGGAACCGAGATGGGCGCAGTCCTCCGCGTCCAGCTGCCGACCTCCGGGCGATAG
- a CDS encoding O-methyltransferase, with amino-acid sequence MISTLHSGPVADAIERLYAAAQSGPRPGPRRAPGDRETERERSVAERAADAADAFMAISPDTGRLLYSFIRAAKPPTVVEFGMSYGISTLFLAAAVRDNNFGRIYTTELSEKKIAAAQKTFIDAGVGDLITVLAGDARDTLTDIEGQVGVVLLDGWKELYLPVITLLESRMPTGAVVVADNAESPDMAPYLDYVRDPANGYVSVNIAGKRNDTVEISSRV; translated from the coding sequence ATGATCTCGACTCTGCATTCCGGACCCGTCGCCGACGCCATCGAACGCCTCTACGCAGCCGCGCAGAGCGGTCCGCGACCGGGGCCGCGTCGAGCGCCGGGCGACCGGGAGACGGAGCGGGAACGGTCCGTCGCCGAACGCGCCGCCGACGCCGCCGACGCGTTCATGGCGATCAGCCCCGACACCGGCAGACTGCTCTACTCGTTCATCCGCGCCGCGAAGCCGCCGACGGTCGTCGAATTCGGTATGTCCTACGGTATTTCGACACTGTTCCTGGCGGCCGCCGTGCGTGACAACAATTTCGGCCGCATCTACACCACCGAACTGAGCGAGAAGAAGATCGCCGCCGCACAAAAGACATTCATCGACGCGGGGGTCGGTGACCTCATCACCGTTCTCGCCGGCGACGCACGCGACACCCTCACCGATATCGAAGGACAGGTCGGGGTGGTGCTGCTCGACGGCTGGAAGGAACTGTACCTGCCCGTCATCACACTGCTCGAATCGCGGATGCCGACCGGCGCGGTGGTGGTTGCCGACAATGCGGAAAGCCCCGACATGGCACCCTATCTGGACTACGTGCGCGACCCGGCCAACGGATATGTGAGCGTCAACATCGCCGGAAAACGAAACGACACAGTCGAGATCAGCAGCCGGGTCTAG
- a CDS encoding tRNA adenosine deaminase-associated protein has protein sequence MAAVGKGDGSRGTDNTNSAVTSDDIDGFAVAVVREETRWTVTALEPSALTDLADAERQLRALRATSAVFGLLDVDDEFFIIVRPAPGGPQLLLSDATAAVDYDVAVDVLDALNVEVPDLDPDDIDDIEPWEEGDLGVLADLGLPDAVLSVIVGDTDLYADEQIGMIAARLGFSEQLSKVLDTLGR, from the coding sequence ATGGCAGCTGTCGGCAAGGGCGACGGGTCCCGCGGGACCGACAACACGAACAGTGCAGTGACAAGTGACGACATCGACGGCTTCGCGGTGGCCGTCGTCCGCGAGGAGACGCGGTGGACCGTGACCGCTCTGGAACCGTCCGCGCTCACCGATCTCGCCGACGCCGAGCGGCAGTTGCGGGCATTGCGCGCGACGAGCGCGGTGTTCGGTCTGCTCGATGTCGACGACGAGTTCTTCATCATCGTGCGACCGGCACCGGGCGGGCCGCAGTTGCTGCTGTCCGATGCCACGGCCGCCGTCGACTACGACGTCGCCGTCGATGTCCTCGACGCCCTCAATGTTGAGGTCCCCGACCTCGATCCCGACGACATCGACGACATCGAACCGTGGGAGGAGGGCGATCTCGGTGTGCTGGCCGACCTCGGGCTGCCCGACGCGGTGCTGTCGGTGATCGTCGGCGACACCGATCTGTACGCCGACGAGCAGATCGGTATGATCGCCGCCCGGCTCGGTTTCTCCGAGCAACTGTCCAAGGTTCTCGACACATTGGGACGCTGA
- a CDS encoding putative glycolipid-binding domain-containing protein: MITWQGLDAVRLEQVRLYVSGARIKAYGRIIAAAHEGREAFSASYELITNDEGVTKRFSTHLVRASGESQFAINRDGEHNWLVQTADGTVRSDFDGAEDIDMALSPMFNALPIRRYAFRAGRRVPAGEQAQVPVVYVYLPEVRVEAATMNYTKLEGNQVAIEGPVASSTITFDENGFVVDYEGLAERV; this comes from the coding sequence ATGATCACCTGGCAGGGTCTGGACGCCGTCCGGCTCGAACAGGTCCGTCTCTACGTCAGTGGCGCCCGCATCAAGGCGTACGGCCGGATCATCGCCGCCGCGCACGAGGGCCGCGAAGCCTTTTCCGCCTCGTACGAACTGATCACCAACGACGAGGGCGTCACCAAGCGGTTCTCCACGCATCTGGTGCGGGCCAGCGGCGAATCGCAGTTCGCCATCAACCGCGACGGCGAACACAACTGGCTGGTCCAGACCGCCGACGGCACCGTCCGCAGCGACTTCGACGGTGCCGAGGACATCGACATGGCGCTGTCGCCGATGTTCAACGCGCTGCCCATCCGCCGGTACGCCTTCCGTGCCGGGCGTCGGGTACCGGCCGGTGAGCAGGCACAGGTACCGGTCGTCTACGTGTACCTGCCCGAGGTGCGGGTCGAGGCCGCCACCATGAACTACACCAAACTCGAGGGCAACCAGGTCGCCATCGAAGGGCCGGTCGCCAGTTCCACCATCACGTTCGACGAGAACGGTTTCGTCGTCGACTACGAGGGGCTCGCCGAACGGGTCTGA
- a CDS encoding LysR family transcriptional regulator has translation MLPELASLRLLTEVARLGSIGAAGRAVGISQQSASERLRAMETQTGLVLVRRAHRGSALTDAGQLLVEWSKDLLDRADEIDSALDTLRRGNSRELRVHASLTTAEYLLPRWLVQFRRTHQISVSLRAVNSDDVVAAVRAGESDLGFVEGPVGADGLTAVTVGTDELILVAAPDDPWARRRTPVTPDHLAVRALTCREMGSGTLAVVRHAMARTGHTLAEPEVKLATNSSIRATVRAGGAPAFLSGRAVAADVESGALVRVPVAGLELVREFRAVFVGGSRPPAGPVRDLLDIARHS, from the coding sequence ATGCTCCCCGAACTCGCCTCGCTCCGGCTGCTCACCGAGGTCGCCAGGCTCGGCAGCATCGGTGCCGCCGGACGCGCCGTCGGCATCTCGCAGCAGTCGGCGTCCGAGCGGTTGCGGGCGATGGAAACCCAGACCGGGCTGGTTCTGGTGCGGCGCGCGCACCGCGGATCGGCACTCACCGACGCCGGGCAACTGCTCGTCGAATGGAGCAAAGATCTCCTCGACCGTGCCGACGAGATCGACAGTGCCCTGGACACCCTGCGCCGCGGCAACTCCCGGGAACTGCGGGTACACGCCTCGCTGACCACCGCCGAATACCTGCTGCCGCGCTGGCTGGTGCAGTTCCGGCGCACCCACCAGATCAGCGTCAGCCTGCGCGCGGTGAACTCCGACGACGTCGTGGCCGCCGTCCGCGCCGGCGAGTCGGACCTCGGTTTCGTCGAAGGGCCGGTCGGAGCAGACGGGCTGACCGCGGTGACCGTGGGTACCGACGAGCTGATCCTCGTCGCCGCCCCCGACGACCCGTGGGCCCGCCGCCGCACACCCGTCACCCCCGACCACCTCGCCGTCCGTGCCCTGACCTGCCGGGAGATGGGGTCGGGCACGTTGGCCGTCGTGCGGCACGCCATGGCCCGCACCGGTCACACCCTGGCCGAGCCGGAGGTCAAACTCGCCACCAACTCGTCGATCCGCGCGACGGTCCGGGCCGGCGGCGCACCCGCCTTCCTGTCCGGACGGGCCGTCGCCGCGGACGTGGAGTCGGGTGCGCTGGTACGGGTGCCGGTCGCCGGTCTCGAACTGGTCCGGGAGTTCCGGGCGGTGTTCGTCGGTGGTTCGCGTCCGCCGGCCGGGCCGGTCCGCGATCTGCTCGACATCGCGCGTCATAGTTGA